Sequence from the Macaca thibetana thibetana isolate TM-01 chromosome 20, ASM2454274v1, whole genome shotgun sequence genome:
gtctcatgcctccctaaaacgTAAAAAAACAAGCTGCACCCCGACCACCTTTGACACATGTTCTCAGgccctcctgagggctgtgtcacgggccacGGTGACTCGTATTTGGtccagaataaatctcttcaaatatttcagttttacttttcGTCAACACTCCCTATTACCTGTAACTTCTCAGTTTTCAAGAGCTGAGAGCTTGACTTGCGAGCTACGCTTCCACTTCTCCAATTCCATGGCCACTGAAGGCTGAACGGCCTGACACTCACACTTGGTCTCATGCGCTAGCTCTGCAACAAGGAACAGACAAAAGCCCCTTGGGGAGAAACCAGCACCCCCTGGTGACACTGTTGCCTCTGCCAAGCGCGCAAAGCgcagcctggcacatagtaggtgatcGAGAGGGAAAGCCAGTCTATGAAATCGGGGACAGGGGCAGCACCATGAGGGGGCAAGCTCGGGCCTGGGTGGCGGAACGCTGGCCCCGAGACCCCTCTGCCCCCTTCTCCTCAGGCTCGACCACATCCACCTCCCCAACGCCAGGGGCAACAAGAAAGCACTGAGCTGGGACAGCGCCAGGAAAGACCTGGAGCCACGCACAGATCCCTCCGCCGGCAAAAGCAAAGGCCACACGTGCGCCTCCGCCAGGGCAAGAAAGTCCCACGGAGTCTGGTGACCCACTCCAGCCGCGACCGCGGCCCTGGTCCAGGAACACGGCCCAAATCCCTCCGCCGCAACTCCGTGTCCCTCCGCCAGCAACACGAGTCCGTGCTCTTCTTCCCCGGCAGCCAGGCCTCGGTGGCGGCAACTCCGCCTCAGGGAGGTCCCGCCACCGCCTGGATTCTCCGCCTGAAGCGGCACTCGCCTCCCGCTCCCATACTGTTCGCGATGGCAGGTGCCCTAGAGTCCCTCTGTGTCCCTCCGCTCCGGGAGGACCCTCGGCGCCCAGTCGCCGCGCAGCGCGCTCTCGCGAGAGTCCTCCACACgggccccctcccccagcccctcgcCCGCGAGGACGCCTCGCGCGGGCCCCGCGGCGCTTGGTGGCAGGCGGCGCATGCGTGGCTGCGGCTCCCAGCGCCCCCCGCGCTCTCCGCGGGCCGAGTGGACGAGGCCGAACGCGAGGAGGCGGCCGCTGCCCCCTGCGAGGCCTAGCTTCGGCCTGCGGCTCTTCTCCGTTCCGAGCGGAACGGTTTTTGTGGCCTTTCCTCAGTGGGCAGAGGTTTCCTGAGGACGGTTGGGGCCGTAGTGGGCCCGAAAGAGTCCGGCGCCGCTCTCGGACTCCGCCAGGCCCCAGCGGCATCCGCAGCGGCCCGGGCATGCTGCCGTGACCCGAGCCCGGACTCTGGCGCCGGGCGGGGCCTGCACATCCGGCCCCACCCACTCGGGGCCTCGCCTCTCGGAGCCCGACCCTGGAGTAGCGGACACACCCCCTCCTGGCCCGGCTGTCCGCCTCCGCCCAGCCTTTCCTCAACCAGCTTCATTTTTCTACCAGTCCTCCAGCCTCCCGGTTTCCGACTTTGCACTAAGAGGGATGCACCCTGGAAAACCACATTGCGGGGTCACATCTTGTTTGGAGAAGAGGCCGGGCTTTTGCATCTTAGGGTATACATTCACCTTTTCAAGGGCCTGGCATAGATTTGATTAATCAGCCTGGAATACCCTGTTCCTGCTGACCTGGCCGTTTTTACCTCGCTACCTTACCACACTCCCAGGAAGATTAAGCAGGGAGCGCTTGGCGTCTTCTTTGGGTCCCCACCTTGAGCTAGACGTGAAATTGACCCCTGGGCTGCAGCATGGCTGTAGCCCTCGACTCTCAGATCGACTCGCCCCTGGAGGTTGAGGGATGCCTAATAATGAAGATGGAAAAGGACCCCGAGTGGGCATCAGAGCCCATTCTGGAAGGATCGGATAGCTGTGAGACCTTCCGCAAATGCTTCAGGCAATTCTGTTACGAGGATGTGACCGGACCCCATGAAGCTTTCAGTAAACTCTGGGAACTTTGCTGCCGGTGGCTGAAGCCAGAAATGCGTTCCAAGGAGCAAATACTTGAGCTGCTGGTGATTGAGCAGTTTCTCACCATTTTACCCGAGAAGATTCAGGCTTGGGCACAGAAGCAGTGTCCGCAAAGTGGAGAGGAAGCGGTGGCCCTGGTAGTGCATTTGGAAAAAGAGACTGGAAGACTaaggcagcaggtgagagaggattttccaaatttttgtACTTAGAAAAAATGGAATGGGAAAGGCATGTGGGCAGGATGTATTGTAGAAAGAAGTGCTTTTCAGAGAAAGATAAATGGTACTAATAAAAGACCCTGTAAGGGGATATTTTCACTTTAAGTGAATCCACTTAAAAGGGGATCAGAGTTTCATatgaaatacaaaagtaaaagcTTTGGTTGAAATATTACCTTGCAATGGAAACCAGACATTATTCACCTAAGCATTTATCGTCGTCATTGGCATAATGTTTGCAACAAAACAATATAAGAGAACAATATGGTTTTGCTTCATAGAGGTTCACTTACGCATTTTGATCAAAAAAGGCTATTCTGTTccccctttaaaaataaataaataaaaagacttcaTTCGTTATCCCAGAGCTGTCTCCAAGCATTTACTGTTCCACTCAGTGTCTTCTGAAGTGCTCTCATGCTGTCATTTCTGTCACTCTCCAGTCTGCCACATCTTCATTTCTCAGTGGCTTGCATGCTCTTCTAGTTGTTCTTCAACCTCCCTTTCATGAACCTCGTGAAATCCTGCAGTATTTGCAAGATTTGCAGTTTCACCTTGCACCGGACTTGCATTGTGTATAGATCTATCAGCAGTTTCCTGTGTTCGTCAgggatagacagatagatgtgGATATTAATTTTGGAAGTTTTCATTTCACTAGTGAATATATTCATGTCCTGGTAACTTTTACTTCTTTGCgaatttaacaaatataaagaGTCAAGTAATATCTATTCTAGCAACAAGGAGGCTCTTTCACTCCTGACATATTTCCCTCTCTGTTTAGTAATAAAGATTactctggctgggcgtggtggctcacatttgtaatcccagcaccttgggaggctgaggcggattgatcacctgaggtcaggaattcgagaccagcctgaccaccgtagtgaaaccccatctctactaaaaaaatacaaagttagccaggtgtattggtgcatgcctgtaataccagctacttgggaggctgaggcaggagaattgcttgaacctgggaggtggaggttgcagtgagccaagatggtgccattgcactctagcctgggcaacaagagcgaaactctgtttcagaaaaaagaatgctCTTCTGTTACCTTACACCCAGACTGCTGGACAGTACTCTTAGCCCAGCGCTCTCAGATACTCCATTGGGGATGGAGTGGAATTTTCATTCCTTCTCATGTCTCTGTCCTTTGATGTCTTTCCTAGGAGAATTTCGCCCTGATATGGGCCTGTTTTACTCCCTCTTATGGTATTGACTTCATTTCTCAGGTCAGCAGTCCCATGCACCCGGAGAAGCATGCCCTACTTGGAGCAGCGTGGGAGGTAGCAGACTTCCAGCCAGAGCAGGTGGAGACCCAACCCAGGGTGGTGTCTCGGGAGGAAGCTGGAAGCCTCCACTCAATACACCAGGAACAGCTGAACCGAAAGCGAGAACGTCGGCCCTTACCGAAGAATGGTAAGAGGGAAGACTTGGAGCATGCCCAGTGCAGAGGCTGGGGCAGATTTCCATGGTACCCCCAACGCTGTGAATGCCCAGTGGAGGGCCTCCCAGATACATATTCAAAATAGAGTATTTAAGGAGAAAGATTTCATTCACTTCAAGAATTAGGAACATGTGCAATATAAGTGAAAAGGTATCATAAAGTTGGAAACTGAGTCTGGGAAGCATGggaaaacccagtctctacaaaattgcaaaaaaaaaaaaaaaattagccgagtgtgatggcgtgcacctgtggtctcagctactcagaagactgagtcaggaggattgcttgagcccaggaggttgaggctgcagtgagccgtgatcacaccactgtattccagcctgggtgacagagcgagaccgtgtctcaaaaaaaaaaaaaaaaaaaaagatccaaattgCCTGGACCAGCTATGAGATCTTGTGGTGGTATTTAAACTCTCCACAGCtagacacagtgactcacatcataatcccaacattttgggaggccgaggccctACAGTAATCTTGTGTTTTTCAGTCCTGCCATGTGTATGTGCTCTTGGCTGACTAAACAAGTCAAAAAGCTGTTTGAAAGGGAACAAGACATTTGTGTTTGAAGTTTGACTCACAAGGCATCACAGAAGTGGCATACGAGAGGGTTAAACAGTTAAGACTGCAGAGGAGGGACCGCTGACATTCATAGCTGCCCTGCACATTAATGAATCAGGTCAAATACTAGGAAATGAATACCTTGTCCTTCCCAGTCCACAGTGATCTCTCTATCTCCTGAACTGTGGCTTCATCTCAGGCttaaagagaggaagggaaacatcactgGACCTGCTGTCAGAAGTCTTCTGTTTATATCTTGTCTCTGCCACCCTCTGtctgtgaacttgggcaaatAATATGAAAAGGAACATGAATGCACAGAGACTAAGAGCTTAGGCTTTAGAGGCAGACAGACCTCGATTCAAAACCTagctctgccatttttttttttaatgtatgaggCCTTGGTCAGGATACTTCTCAGACTTTCCACtctctcatctttattttattttattttatttttttctttgaggtggagtcttgctccaggttagagtgcaatggcacgatctcgactcaccgcaacctccacctcgcaggttcaagcgattctcgtgcctcagtctcctgagtagctgggattacaggcgtgtgccatcacacctggctaatttttgtgtttttagtagagacggggtttcaccatgttggccagggtgctcttgaactcctgatgtcaggtgatctgcccgccttggcctcccaaagtgctggaattacaggcgtgacccactgcgcccagtcctCTCATCTTTAAAAGGGAAGTAACAAGGCCATTAGTGCAGATTAAATGAGGCAGCGTAAAGGAGCCAGTGCAtaatagtgctcaataaatgttagtttcctttCCCCCAGAATggcacaattatttttaaacctcAAGTATGTCTGACTTACACAGCTCTTCACTGAGAGGCAAGATTCGGTACTACTATACTTTTTTATGCCTCCCCAAATTTATATTATGATGGAATGCATTGCAAATGTCCatggttgagagagagagactgtgagagagagggaggaagggaaaagaagggaaagagaagaggggcgaagggaaggaggggaggaaccACAGCCATAGTCTCACACTGAGACGTGAGTGGGACGTGAGCATTGGCGGTGCCCTTTCAATCAGATGTGTGCTCTCCAGTTCCCACAGTCCTTACCTGGCCCCCTTCATCTTGTACTTTACTTGCTTACCCCCAGAAAGAATTTGAGGTTATGATCCCAGCTTTAGGGTACTGTGGTTCTGGGCATTGTTCTCAACTCACAGAGAAAATGGTGAATTTATATTTGTTGGTGTTTCAATACATACTCTTCTCTTAAAACGAGAGACAGCATGAATTAAAGGGTCGAAGCCCAGATTACTAatagtttctttctattcttaCAGCTCGGCCTTCTCCCTGGGTTCCTGCCCTTGCTGATGAATGGAATACCCTAGATCAGGAAGTGACAACCACACGGCTTCCTGCTGGGTCCCAGGTACAttgtaattgtctttttttttctttgagatggagtctcactctgtcacccacgctggagtacagtggcacgataccagctcactgcaaccacctctgcctcccgggttcaagcgattctcctccctcagcctcctgagtagctgagaccgcaggtgcatgccatcacacctggctaagttttcatatttttagtagagacggggtttcaccatgttgcccaggctggtctcaaactcctgacttcaagtgacccgcccaccccggcctcccaaagtgctgagattacaggtgtgagccaccatgccctgccataATTGTCTTCTCTGGCCTTCCTTACTAGGGTATTTAGGCACAATGCTTTTCTGTGCCTTCACTGTCCTCAAATTTTTATACTCTCCACAAGAGACTTTTTCCCCGTTACTCCTTTTCCCAAAAAGATGGGACCCAGTCTTCTGAGTAATGAGACTCCTTGCTGGATCATCTTGCTTATCTTGTCATCTTAtgattctttctcttctgcttcatTTGGCATAAACTATCCACTTGTTCGTCGATTTCAGTTCTTATTTAGGGTCCTTCTCTGCCTCATCCATGATTGTTCATCCTTTGAAGACCTGTGCAGTTATCTTGGTAGTCATTGGTGTTAGTGTCATTACAGGAACCAGTGAAAGATGTCCACGTGGCCAGAGGCTTTTCCTACAAAAAGAGTGTGCATCAGATTCCTGCCCACAGGGACCTCTACCGGGATTTCAGGAAGGAGAATGTTGGGAACATGGTCTCCCTGGGTAAGGATTCCTTCCCTTTCCAAATATAAGACTTGGGGCTTTCTAATGTATTCATTTCTACTGATTGGAAGATAGTCAGATATAAATGTTAACACTTAAAGGATCTCTAAGGATTGTGCAGTGTAATTACTTAGCCAGGTTCTCTTCCCTCACCCATTCCTTCTTccagtaaaaaaaataataataatttagtgaTTAAAACATTGGAGAGGAGTTACATATGAATgtcatatttgtattatataaaatggtatagtacaGTAAATGGTATTATTCcataggaaactgaggcttagagagcttAAGGAACTTCCCCTGATcaaaaagtgaagaaagcaaTGTAGCTAGGATTCAAATTACGACATGTTCATCTCTTTTGTATTGTAAGCTGGCACATTCTCAATTTGCTTTCTGTTCTTAACAGCTCTTTCCTATTAACCTCACCAAAATGTCTTcagaagttgtttttttaaatgaaatacgttattaatgaaatattttgttttcaataaatacttatgaaAATGTATCTGTACcaataattttcaaatgtgaaGTCACAGATTATCTTTCCCCTTCATGTAACAGAAGAGTGGATCTCAATCTCTTTTGAGGAGAAAGACATCTTTGATGTGTCTCAGGACCACAAAGCTCTATAAGAAGCTATAAGGCTTTTTTTGCCCACCCACCCTCAACCTCCTTAAGCAAAACAagtcaattttgtttctttgatgtaTGTATTTGTGGGTTCCTGTAAGTTTTTGTTTGGAAATTAGGTTCTTCTACCTAATTTTTTTTGGCTTTACTGGGgtacaaataaatgtaatgtttattaaatatatgcaaataaggccaagcacagtggctcatgcctgtaatcccagcactttgggaactcaaagcagacggatcacttgaggtcaggaattcaacaccagcctgaccaacatggtgaagccccatctctactaaaaatacaaaattagctggacatggtggaacatgcctgtaatcccagctacttgggaggctgaggcaggagaatagcttgaacccaggaggcggagattacggtgagctgagatcacaccattgcactccagcatgggcaacaagatcgaaactccatctcaaaaaatatatatatgtatatatatgcaaataaaattgtgtatatttaagaatatattgcAACTTGATGATTTTTTGTACATATACGTTGTAAAATAATAACCACGTTTGagttaacacatccatcaccttaCATGGTTATGTACTTGTGtgttgagaacacttaagatctacacTCTCAGTAAATTTCAGGTATACACTATAATATTATTAACTGTAACCATCATGCTGGATAATTAGAATTTATTAATCATATAACTGAAAGcttataccctttgaccaacatctccccttacctaagcctctggcaaccactgttctCTTCTCGCTTTCTCTAAGTTCAgcattttagattccacatgtaagtgagatcatatttgtcttcctctctctggtttatttcacttagcacaatgccctccaagttcatctgtgttgtcacaaatggcaggatttccttttttttttttttttttttttgagacagggtcttactctcacccaggctggagtgcagtggtgtaatctcggctcactgcaacctctgcctcccaggttcaagcagttctcctgcctcagcctcccaagtagctgggactacaggtgcatgccaccatgcccggctaatttttgtatttttagtagagatggggtttcactatgttgaccaggctggtctcgaactcctgaccttgtaatccacctaccttggcctcccaaagtgctgggattataggcattgagccactgcgcccaggcttctccttttttatgactgactAGTActccattatatatattttttcctgtattttcatattttcagtattcATTTGTCAGCAGAttcttgggttgtttccatgtctggactattgtgaatagtccagTGACTATTCACTGTGAACTGTGAACACAGGAGTATGGCTATCTCTTCAAGATGCTGATTTTGTCTCCTTGGGGTATATACcataagtgggattgctggatcatattgtagTTCTGATATTTTGAGGAGCCTCCttaatgttttccataatggctgtacctgtttacattcccaccagtagtgcacgacgattcccttttctccaaaaccttgttatttgtctttttttaattgacagataattgtatatatttatagggtacaatgtgatgttttgatacatgttttcattggggaatgattaaatcaagctaattaacaaatccatcacctcagcatggcgtggtggctcatgcctgtaatcccagcattttgggagtccaaggtgggtggattacaaggtcaggagttcaagacaagcctggccaacatagtgaaaccccgtctctactgaaaatacaaaaattatccgggcgtggcagtgtgcacctgtagtcccagctactcgggaggctgaggcaggagaattgcttgaacccaggaggcggaggttgcagtgagctgagatcctgccactgcactccaacctgagggacagagggagaatttgtcttaaaaaaaaaaaaaattatcactttACATACTTATTTTCCCATGGtgaaaatatctaaaatctactcttttagaccagtcacagtggctcatgcctgtcatctcagcacttttggaagccgaggcaggtggatcacctgaggtcaggagtttgagaccagcctagccaacgtgacaaaacaacatctctactaaaaatacaaaaattagctgggtgtggtggtgggcacctgtaatcccagctacttgggaggctgaggcaggagaatcgcttgaacccaggaggcataggcaagttgagatcgtgccaccacattccagcctgggtgacagagcgagactctgcctcaaaaataaaagaaaatctactcttttagcaattttgaaatagaCAAAGCATTACTACATATTATAGTCACTATGTAATAGATTACTAAATCTGTATAATAGATTACTAAAGTTTATTCCTcccatctaactgaaattttgtaccctttgatcaaatCTCCActttccccattcctccctcctcctcccccagcttctggtaaccatcttctactctctacttctatgagttggACATTTTTAGATCCTGCCAAGaaagtgagatcatgtgatatatgtcttttctgtgcctggcttacctTAGTTAACATATGTCCtccatgttcatccatgttgttgcaaaaggcAGAATTTTCTTAAGGCGGAATagtattcttttgtgtatatagacctcattttctttatccattcagcctCCTGGTTGCTTCCGTATCTTAGCTatatgtgaataatgctgcagtgaacatggtaGTGCCTCTTTGGCctactaattttaatatttttgcatatatacccagtagcaggattgctggatcatatggtaattgtatttttagttctctatggaacctctgtactgttttccataatgacttcCCAATTCACAACTCCGCCAACAATATTCAgaggtttcattttcttctcaccaacacttatttttgTCTCCTTGATGATACCCATTCTGAAaggtatgaagtgatatctcattgtggcttcgatttgcatttccctgatgattagcgatgttgagcaccttttcctgtacgtatttgccatttgtatgtctactTTGGGAagatgtctattcatgtctttggcttattttttaatgagattgtttggtttgttgttgttattttgctattgaattgtaggagttccttgtatattttagatattgaCCCCTTAGCAGATGAGTGGTTTGCAAATCTTCTATTCCATAGATTTTTTCATCactttgttgactttttgttgttgttgttttggattagattttttttgctgtacagaagctttgtAGTTTGATATGGTCccactcatttatttttgctttcattgcctgtgctttgatgtcatatccaaaaaaattattgccaagacCACTGTCAAGGAGCTTtgtcccctgtgttttcttctaggagatttatggtttcaggtcttacatttaaggcttaatccattttgagttcagtTTTGTGAGTCGTGTAAGagaggggtccagtttcattcttttgcatctggatatccagttttcccagcaccatttgttgaaaagatgacTTTTTCCTAGTGATGTACTCTTGGCACTCTGTCAAAGATTATTTAGCCATACATGCATGGATTgctttctgggctctctattctgttccactggtctttgtgtctgttttcataccagtaccatactgttttgattactatagattTGTAATACAGTTTAACAAAAAATTCTTGACTTCTCATCTCTTGTAGTCccagtacatatatatgtatgtatgttgggGTGGGCATGGAGGGGAATGTGGGGAAAATACTCACTTTATTTTACAAGTAACAAATACTGAGTAGAAGCATACCCTGAACCTAACACAACATTGGCTACTGAGAGGGAATCaaagattaaaaatgtatattcttacccttaaaggttttcttttaagAACTAGCTACGAAAAGAAATGGTACATACATGAGAAGTAAAATGATCATGTAAGTTAGTAGGTGTTTGTACCAAGGAagtcatgtaaaaataaatgtgcagTGTCACAGCTGAGAAAGGTTTGGGTGTGAACAAGTGGCCCAGGAGAGCATGTGACAGCAGAAGATTGAGGCATGCAGTAATGACTTATATGTCTACcatgaaatatgtttcttttacTATAGGAAGTACGGCGTCTACATCTAACAAGATAACCCGGTTGGAACAGAGAAGGGAGCCATGGACTCTAGGTCTGCATTCCTCTAACAAGAGAAGTATCCTACGAAGCAACTACGTCAAGGAAAAGTCAGTTCATGCTATTCAGGTCCCTGCAAGGAGTACAGGAAAAACATGGAGAGAGCAGCAGCAGTGGGGTTTAGAAGATGAAAAGATAGCAGGTGTCCACTGGAGCTATGAGGAAACAAAGACTTTCCTGGCAATTCTCAAAGAGTCTCGCTTTTATGAAACACTTCAGGCCTGTCCCCGAAATAGCCAGGTGTATGGTGCTGTGGCTGAATGGTTGCGAGAATGTGGCTTCCTTCGAACCCCAGAACAGTGTCGAACCAAGTTCAAAAGTCTCCAGAAAAGCTATCGAAAGGTGAGAAATGGCCACATGCTAGAACCCTGCGCCTTCTTTGAGGACATGGATGCTTTGTTGAACCCTGCAGCCCATGCTTCGTCCACTGATAAGCCAAAGGAGATGATACCTCTCCCCAGACTGAAGAGAATTGCCATCAGTGGTAAGGAACACATCAGcttggtggaggaggaggaagctgcagaagattCTGATGGTGATGAAATGGGCGTTGAATTTATCcgcaagtctgaaatccatgGTGcccctgtcttatttcagaaccTCAGTGGTAAGAATTGTGCTTTGTTTCTCTTGTAAGAAAACAGATGTGTGATCTTGTGGAAAAAGGAGTAGACCAGAAGTGACCAAACCCAGGGGGGTGCTGTCACACACACCTCACCACTTTCACTGTGGTGTGGCCACATCACTGAAGTACTCTCAAGTGCTTGCTGCTACCCCTATTGCAGTCAGAGAGTAACAGCTCCGAGCGGCCATGGAGGAATCGTTTTCACTTTAGAGCACAGCATGGATTTTGAGTGTTTGGGTCCTCATGGAAGGAAGACAAATGGAGTTAAAGGGTGCTAAGGATCTAGTATTATCTGATAATTGGCATAAAGCAATCAATTGTATTGGATTATAATAAGTCAAGCATGCATTATTACATTATCTAAAATAACCAGTACAAAATTATGTAACAGTTTCAAcaggttttcattaaaaatgaaataaacgtGTTTTGCGTAATCTAAAAttagaagacaagaaagaagagaaaaaagaatacaaaatagatgagtcagatggaaaaaaataagatataaatccAAATATATAGTTAATTCCAAACTTAAAGGACTAAGATTATCAGACATTAATTGCTTTTAAGAGAGCCATCTTAAATATAATACAgagacattaaaattaaaaaggcagaCAAATACACCATGCAAAAGAGAGCTGATATTAAATACTTCGTGACTGAGAGAGGCAGAATTAAATCACCAGTTAATAACTGTGCGACAGTAGACGCATCATGTAACTACTTTgagtttcaattttctcatctgtaaaatatgacAAAGAATACCTCAtagggccacattttcttaatccagtctgtcactgatggacatttgggttggttgcaagtctttgctattgtgaatagtgctgcaataaacatacgtgtgcatgtgtctttatagcagcatgatttataatcctttgggtatatatacccagtaatgggatggctgggtcaaatggtattgctagttctagatccttgaggaatcgccacactgtcttccacaatgattgaactagtttacagtcccaccaacagtgtaaaagtgttcctatttctccacatcctctccagcacctgttgtttcctgactttttaatgattgccattcttactggtgtgaggtggtatctcattgtggtttcgatttgcatttctctgatggctagtgatgatgagcattttttcatgtgtctgttggctgcataaatgtcttcttttgagaagtgtctgttgatatcctttgc
This genomic interval carries:
- the ZKSCAN2 gene encoding zinc finger protein with KRAB and SCAN domains 2 encodes the protein MAVALDSQIDSPLEVEGCLIMKMEKDPEWASEPILEGSDSCETFRKCFRQFCYEDVTGPHEAFSKLWELCCRWLKPEMRSKEQILELLVIEQFLTILPEKIQAWAQKQCPQSGEEAVALVVHLEKETGRLRQQVSSPMHPEKHALLGAAWEVADFQPEQVETQPRVVSREEAGSLHSIHQEQLNRKRERRPLPKNARPSPWVPALADEWNTLDQEVTTTRLPAGSQEPVKDVHVARGFSYKKSVHQIPAHRDLYRDFRKENVGNMVSLGSTASTSNKITRLEQRREPWTLGLHSSNKRSILRSNYVKEKSVHAIQVPARSTGKTWREQQQWGLEDEKIAGVHWSYEETKTFLAILKESRFYETLQACPRNSQVYGAVAEWLRECGFLRTPEQCRTKFKSLQKSYRKVRNGHMLEPCAFFEDMDALLNPAAHASSTDKPKEMIPLPRLKRIAISGKEHISLVEEEEAAEDSDGDEMGVEFIRKSEIHGAPVLFQNLSGVHWGYEETKTFLDILRETRFYEALQACHRKSKLYGAVAEQLRECGFLRTPEQCRTKFKSLQKSYRKVKNGHMLESCAFYKEMDALINSRAPAPFPSTPEEVSSPSRQERGGIEVEPQEPTGWEPEETSQEAVIEDSCSERMSEEEIMQEPEFQGPPGLLQSPNDFEFGNSIKEDPAQVVYKDMEQRRALIEKSKRVVSQNTDPSKYHKRECISGRQWENLQGIRQGKPMSQPRDLGKGVVHQRPFVGKRPYRLLKYGESFGRSARLMCRMTHHKENPYKCGVCGKCFGRSRSLIRHQRIHTGEKPFKCLDCGKSFNDSSNFGAHQRIHTGEKPYRCGECGKCFSQSSSLIIHQRTHTGEKPYQCGECGKSFTNSSHFSAHRRVHTGENPYKCVDCEKSFSNCTRFREHRRIHTGEKPYGCAQCGKRFNKSSVLTKHREVHVREKPLPHPPSLYCPENPHKGKIDEFRKTF